One Zootoca vivipara chromosome 9, rZooViv1.1, whole genome shotgun sequence DNA window includes the following coding sequences:
- the LRAT gene encoding lecithin retinol acyltransferase, whose translation MSQEQLQPQNKNKISTMKNPMYEIASLLLEKFLLLANFKLLGVGSGAEEEEKKKQCCYYDTTYFKPGDLLEVPRTLFIHFGIYLGDNRVAHLMPDILPALTNDQKQIQKVVTNKRLIFGVIAKMARIRVDTVEDFAYGGSILVNHMDKLFKNNVLRDEEVVCRAEKLVGATEYSLLWNNCEHFVTFCRYGSPVSFQTEKFCETVKMIIRDQRSVLASALLGLVSILCLGLAPSTTLPTIIIPFILWMAG comes from the exons ATGAGTCAAGAGCAGCTGCAGCCGCAGAATAAGAATAAGATCAGCACCATGAAAAACCCCATGTATGAAATAGCATCCCTGCTACTGGAAAAGTTTCTGCTGCTTGCCAATTTCAAACTTCTCGGTGTGGGCTCCGgtgcagaggaagaagagaagaagaaacaatGCTGTTATTATGATACCACCTATTTCAAGCCAGGTGATTTGCTGGAGGTGCCCCGAACACTCTTCATTCATTTTGGCATCTATCTGGGGGATAACCGGGTGGCTCACCTTATGCCAGATATCCTGCCTGCTCTCACCAACGACCAAAAACAGATCCAGAAGGTGGTGACTAACAAGAGACTAATCTTTGGTGTCATCGCTAAAATGGCCAGGATCCGTGTGGACACAGTGGAGGACTTTGCCTATGGAGGCTCTATTCTGGTAAACCACATGGACAAACTCTTCAAGAACAACGTCCTGCGTGATGAAGAGGTGGTTTGCAGAGCAGAAAAGCTGGTGGGTGCCACTGAATACAGCTTGCTGTGGAACAACTGTGAACATTTTGTGACCTTCTGCAGATATGGCTCTCCGGTCAGCTTCCAGACTGAGAAG TTCTGTGAAACGGTGAAGATGATTATTCGGGACCAGAGGAGTGTTCTTGCTTCAGCATTGCTGGGACTGGTTTCTATACTCTGCCTGGGTCTGGCACCTTCTACTACCCTCCCTACCATCATTATTCCATTCATTTTGTGGATGGCGGGTTAA